One Vallitalea okinawensis DNA window includes the following coding sequences:
- a CDS encoding UDP-glucose--hexose-1-phosphate uridylyltransferase translates to MSIQLNIERLLAYGFKKNFISEWDVIPTRNALLDLLQVAEPYTGDDIIIAEDTPVDILNDILDYCAEQGIIEDNTTTLRDLMDARIMGLIMPRQSGVVARYQNTTKEKGVKEAVDNFYAMSKNSNYIRMDRIAKNLYWKGETPYGDLEITINLSKPEKDPKEIEKAKLMPQASYPKCLLCVDNVGYAGRLNHPGRQNHRVLPLTLKDERWYFQYSPYVYYNEHSIIFNGDHTPMKISINTFKRLMDFIDTIPHYFIGSNADLPIVGGSILSHDHFQGGNHTFPMEVAAEREKFVHDDFKDVRAAIVDWQMSVVRISSQNKEQLITMADKILCAWREYSDEQVDILSHSGQDSERIPHNTITPIARRNKQGLYEIDLVLRNNRRTEEYPDGIFHPHPHLHHIKKENIGLIEVMGLAVLPGRLKTELELIKGILTNKVDFEQLNDQEKASVEKHLPWIDEINKKIDNNLCEADAEALLQDEVTAKFSQVLECAGVYKRDEKGQEAFRRFMEYLGFK, encoded by the coding sequence ATGAGCATTCAATTAAATATTGAGAGATTATTGGCTTACGGGTTCAAAAAGAACTTCATATCAGAATGGGATGTCATCCCTACTAGAAATGCCTTATTAGATTTATTACAAGTTGCTGAACCTTATACAGGTGATGACATAATTATCGCAGAAGATACACCAGTGGATATTTTAAATGACATTTTAGATTACTGTGCTGAACAAGGAATCATCGAAGATAATACTACTACTCTTAGAGATTTAATGGATGCGAGAATCATGGGACTTATCATGCCTCGTCAATCAGGAGTAGTTGCACGTTATCAGAATACAACAAAAGAGAAAGGTGTTAAAGAAGCTGTAGATAATTTCTATGCCATGAGTAAAAATTCTAATTATATCCGAATGGATCGTATTGCAAAGAATCTTTATTGGAAAGGGGAAACCCCTTATGGTGATTTAGAGATTACCATCAATCTTTCCAAACCAGAAAAAGATCCAAAGGAAATAGAGAAGGCTAAGTTAATGCCTCAAGCTAGTTATCCAAAATGCCTGTTATGTGTTGATAATGTAGGTTATGCAGGACGACTCAACCATCCTGGTAGACAAAACCACAGAGTACTACCATTAACCCTTAAGGATGAAAGATGGTATTTCCAATACTCGCCTTATGTGTACTATAATGAACATTCCATCATCTTTAATGGTGACCACACACCGATGAAAATTTCTATTAACACCTTCAAGCGTCTTATGGATTTCATTGATACAATACCTCACTACTTTATTGGTTCTAATGCAGATTTACCAATAGTAGGCGGCTCCATCTTAAGTCATGATCACTTCCAAGGTGGTAACCATACCTTCCCAATGGAAGTAGCAGCTGAAAGAGAAAAGTTTGTTCATGATGACTTCAAAGATGTTAGGGCGGCAATCGTGGATTGGCAAATGTCAGTAGTGCGTATAAGCAGTCAAAATAAAGAACAATTAATCACTATGGCAGATAAAATTTTATGTGCTTGGCGTGAATATAGTGATGAGCAAGTGGATATACTATCTCATAGTGGGCAAGATAGTGAAAGAATCCCTCACAACACTATTACACCTATTGCCCGCAGAAACAAACAAGGACTTTATGAAATTGACCTTGTATTGCGCAACAATAGAAGAACAGAAGAATACCCCGATGGTATCTTCCATCCACATCCTCACTTACACCATATTAAGAAAGAAAACATTGGTTTGATAGAGGTAATGGGATTGGCTGTTCTTCCAGGCAGACTTAAAACGGAACTAGAACTCATAAAAGGCATTCTTACAAACAAAGTAGACTTCGAACAATTAAACGACCAAGAGAAAGCTTCTGTAGAAAAGCATCTGCCTTGGATTGATGAAATCAATAAGAAGATCGACAATAACTTATGTGAGGCAGATGCTGAAGCTCTTCTCCAAGATGAAGTAACAGCCAAATTCTCACAAGTGCTAGAATGCGCTGGTGTATACAAAAGAGATGAAAAAGGACAAGAAGCCTTTAGAAGATTTATGGAGTACTTAGGATTTAAATAA
- a CDS encoding S8 family peptidase, with protein MMKPIISLLLAGVLSFSGCVVTTEENLMNEENNKINDDSRTINRRLERLRNENNNLKVGIVQPIAKISIGKKFVIDAIETRDLGVNDPGAKSQWNLYTTGAYEVWELIDQKDDIQIAVIDTGVDYNHPDLVNRVDKDLGYDFINDDNDPMDDNWHGTHVAGIIAAEANNEEGIAGVVGTLGATIIPIKALDAKGQGFSDIIAEAIVYAVEQGADIINLSLGSPEEDVLIAEAVKYALDHDVFVVAASGNDKQNCDTYTPAGLEGVYTVAASNLLQKSAYFSNFGTSVDIAAPGVKILSTVPNGSYAAWDGTSMAAPLVSGVVAMMMAENPDLSMEEIKNLIDENAMDLLRSGEDLQTGNGMIDVKAIFEDL; from the coding sequence ATGATGAAACCAATTATAAGTTTATTGTTAGCAGGTGTTCTTTCCTTTAGTGGATGCGTGGTTACTACAGAAGAAAATTTGATGAATGAAGAGAACAATAAAATAAATGATGATAGTAGAACAATTAATAGACGATTGGAACGTTTAAGAAATGAAAATAATAACCTTAAAGTTGGTATTGTTCAACCTATCGCTAAGATTTCTATCGGTAAAAAATTTGTCATTGATGCCATTGAAACAAGAGATTTAGGAGTTAATGACCCTGGTGCCAAATCTCAATGGAATCTTTATACAACTGGGGCTTATGAAGTCTGGGAACTTATTGATCAAAAGGATGATATTCAGATTGCTGTCATCGACACCGGAGTAGACTATAATCATCCTGATCTAGTTAATCGTGTTGATAAGGATTTAGGCTATGACTTCATTAATGATGATAATGATCCTATGGATGATAACTGGCATGGCACCCATGTAGCTGGTATCATTGCTGCTGAAGCCAATAATGAAGAAGGTATTGCAGGTGTTGTAGGAACTTTAGGTGCAACGATTATTCCTATTAAAGCCTTAGATGCTAAGGGTCAAGGTTTCTCTGATATTATCGCTGAGGCCATTGTCTATGCAGTTGAGCAAGGAGCTGATATTATTAATCTAAGCCTTGGTAGTCCAGAGGAAGATGTGCTCATAGCTGAGGCTGTAAAGTATGCTTTAGATCATGATGTCTTTGTAGTGGCTGCATCGGGTAACGATAAACAAAATTGTGATACTTATACGCCTGCCGGTTTGGAAGGTGTCTATACTGTAGCTGCATCCAACTTGCTTCAAAAATCCGCCTACTTTTCTAACTTTGGCACCAGTGTTGATATAGCTGCTCCAGGAGTTAAAATTCTAAGTACGGTTCCTAATGGTAGTTATGCTGCATGGGATGGAACGAGTATGGCTGCTCCACTAGTATCAGGTGTGGTAGCCATGATGATGGCAGAGAATCCTGATTTAAGTATGGAGGAGATAAAGAATCTAATTGATGAGAATGCAATGGATTTATTGCGTAGTGGTGAAGATTTGCAAACTGGGAATGGAATGATTGATGTGAAGGCGATATTTGAGGATTTATAG
- a CDS encoding class I SAM-dependent methyltransferase gives MKSKEVKKQYKTSNNLQARMQIHNRYSMNSYGWGRWVFDQYVFPFGIKILELGCGTGGQWRGKKEVIEKEWDITLTDQSPGMLKRAQENTKNLSQHMTYQVVNAEEIPFEDETFDAVIANHMIYHIPDKEKAIKEMARVIKPKGKLYCTTLGINNMVELGKLLTAFDPRIDFLNHHVARHFGLENGGQMLRKEFKSVEIRRYKDGLLVKEPDPLYEYILSLKGFGNTVKIIEERGKDAFEEYIYGLFYDKEHIPITKDGGMFIARK, from the coding sequence ATGAAATCCAAAGAAGTAAAAAAACAATACAAAACCTCAAATAATCTACAAGCACGTATGCAAATTCATAATCGCTATAGTATGAACAGTTACGGGTGGGGTAGATGGGTTTTCGATCAATATGTATTTCCTTTCGGTATTAAAATATTAGAACTTGGATGTGGTACTGGTGGTCAATGGCGTGGTAAAAAAGAAGTTATAGAAAAAGAATGGGATATAACATTAACGGACCAATCACCAGGAATGTTAAAAAGGGCGCAGGAAAATACAAAGAACCTTAGTCAACATATGACCTATCAGGTTGTCAATGCAGAAGAAATTCCATTCGAAGATGAAACCTTTGATGCTGTGATTGCAAATCATATGATTTATCACATACCAGATAAAGAGAAAGCGATCAAAGAGATGGCAAGGGTAATAAAACCAAAGGGTAAATTATATTGTACGACCTTAGGTATTAACAATATGGTTGAATTAGGTAAGTTATTAACAGCATTTGACCCTCGAATAGATTTCTTAAATCATCATGTTGCTAGACATTTTGGGCTAGAAAATGGTGGTCAAATGCTAAGAAAAGAATTTAAATCCGTTGAGATCAGACGCTATAAAGACGGTTTATTGGTGAAAGAGCCAGATCCACTTTATGAATATATACTTTCTCTTAAAGGTTTTGGCAATACTGTTAAGATCATTGAAGAGAGAGGCAAAGATGCATTTGAAGAATATATATATGGTTTGTTTTATGATAAGGAGCACATCCCTATCACAAAAGATGGTGGGATGTTTATAGCTCGAAAATAA
- the galE gene encoding UDP-glucose 4-epimerase GalE, which produces MAVLVCGGAGYIGSHTVAELLDKGEEVVVVDNLQKGHRDAVLEGAKLYVGDLRDEAFMDTVFTENKIDSVIDFAADSLVGESCVEPLKYYENNVYGTMCLLKSMEKHEVKKIVFSSTAATYGEPESIPIQESDKTEPKNPYGETKLSVEKMLKWCDEAYNIKHVVLRYFNACGAHKSGEIGEDHSPESHLIPLILQVPLGKREKIFVFGDDYPTEDGSCIRDYIHVTDLADAHILAVEKLRKDNTSATYNLGNGKGFSVKEVIEIARKVTGHPIPAEITDRRAGDPAVLIASSDRIIEELGWNPRYDDLETIIASAWQWHKNNPEGFEK; this is translated from the coding sequence ATGGCAGTATTAGTTTGTGGTGGAGCAGGTTATATTGGCTCACATACAGTAGCAGAACTTTTAGATAAAGGTGAAGAAGTTGTTGTCGTTGATAACCTACAAAAAGGACATAGAGATGCCGTATTAGAAGGTGCAAAGCTTTATGTAGGCGATTTAAGAGATGAAGCTTTCATGGACACAGTCTTTACAGAGAACAAAATCGATAGTGTTATTGATTTTGCAGCAGACTCTTTAGTTGGTGAGAGTTGTGTGGAACCTTTAAAATACTATGAGAACAACGTATATGGAACCATGTGTTTACTAAAATCCATGGAAAAGCATGAAGTGAAGAAGATTGTATTCTCTTCAACAGCAGCAACTTATGGTGAGCCTGAAAGTATTCCAATTCAGGAGTCCGATAAAACAGAGCCTAAAAACCCATACGGAGAAACTAAATTATCTGTAGAAAAAATGCTCAAGTGGTGTGATGAAGCTTATAATATCAAGCATGTGGTATTACGCTATTTTAATGCTTGTGGAGCCCATAAGAGTGGTGAAATTGGTGAAGATCATAGCCCAGAATCACACCTAATACCATTAATTTTGCAAGTGCCATTAGGTAAAAGAGAAAAAATATTTGTATTTGGTGATGACTATCCTACTGAAGATGGTAGTTGCATACGTGACTACATCCATGTAACTGATCTAGCTGATGCTCATATCTTAGCAGTAGAAAAATTACGTAAAGACAATACAAGTGCTACATATAACCTTGGCAATGGAAAAGGTTTTTCAGTTAAAGAGGTTATTGAAATTGCTAGAAAAGTAACAGGTCATCCTATACCTGCTGAAATTACTGATCGACGTGCAGGTGACCCAGCAGTATTGATTGCATCATCAGATCGTATTATCGAAGAATTAGGTTGGAATCCTAGATACGATGATTTAGAAACTATTATTGCCTCAGCATGGCAATGGCATAAAAATAATCCAGAAGGCTTCGAGAAATAG
- a CDS encoding sulfite exporter TauE/SafE family protein, giving the protein MELLLSSLIIFLASILQGVAGFGFALLAVPFLSMIIPLSQTVPLVVACSTVTNIMVFASCRQHVNLKEISLMTLCGIIGIPIGVYGLIHVDSDILKIIMSFVIIIIALAMYFGFHIHFKNKKLAYSLTGLLSGILNSSIAMSGPPIVIFLSNEGHSKEQFRANLTFYAIIVNIITIITFYIQGLFDRSTLYMLGGNLIALFIGGTLGIIICRRINDRKFRKLIICLLFILGMIKLLQLIT; this is encoded by the coding sequence TTGGAACTCTTATTATCTAGTTTAATCATATTTTTAGCCAGCATATTACAAGGTGTGGCGGGTTTTGGCTTTGCCTTATTGGCAGTACCATTCCTAAGTATGATTATACCTTTAAGTCAAACAGTTCCCCTGGTTGTTGCCTGTAGTACAGTCACCAATATCATGGTATTTGCATCATGTCGACAACATGTCAACTTGAAAGAAATCAGTTTAATGACTCTATGCGGTATTATAGGGATTCCAATTGGTGTATATGGTTTAATTCATGTTGATTCAGATATCCTTAAGATCATCATGAGTTTTGTTATCATCATCATTGCCTTAGCCATGTATTTTGGATTTCATATACATTTTAAAAACAAAAAGTTAGCTTATAGCCTAACAGGTCTATTATCTGGAATATTGAATAGTAGTATTGCAATGAGCGGTCCTCCAATCGTTATATTTCTATCCAATGAAGGACATAGCAAAGAGCAATTTAGGGCTAATTTAACCTTCTATGCTATAATAGTAAATATAATAACAATAATAACGTTTTATATCCAAGGTCTTTTTGATAGGAGTACCCTGTATATGTTAGGTGGCAATCTTATTGCACTTTTCATAGGAGGTACATTAGGGATTATAATTTGCAGAAGGATTAATGATAGGAAGTTTCGTAAACTTATTATTTGTTTATTGTTTATTTTAGGAATGATTAAATTATTGCAACTCATCACATGA
- a CDS encoding galactokinase, producing the protein MDIKALRQEFIKLYGDGDDIREYLSPGRVNLIGEHIDYNGGCVFPCALSFGTFAVARKREDRIVKFATTNFDLKVEVNLEEALVYVEEHDWTNYPKGVIKELMGKGHEVGGYEVLISGNIPNGAGLSSSASLEVLTGVIVNDLYNLGEDMVELVKLSQKAENLFVGVNCGIMDQFAVGMGKEDHAILLNCDTLQYAYAPLKLQGAKLIIGNTNKRRGLADSKYNERRSECEAALADLQIECDINALCDLNMDEFEAKKHLITSNIARNRAEHAVAENARVLEAVDKLKDGDIARFGELMNASHDSLKDLYEVTGVELDTMVEEARKVAGTIGSRMTGAGFGGCTISIVKEDAVDTFIEEVGKNYEARTGLKPAFYVAEVGQGARVL; encoded by the coding sequence ATGGATATTAAAGCCTTAAGACAAGAATTTATTAAACTATATGGTGATGGTGATGATATAAGAGAATACTTATCACCAGGACGTGTTAACTTAATTGGAGAACATATTGATTATAATGGGGGTTGTGTTTTCCCATGTGCATTAAGTTTTGGTACATTTGCAGTAGCCCGAAAAAGAGAGGACAGAATTGTTAAGTTTGCAACTACAAACTTTGATTTAAAAGTAGAAGTTAATTTAGAAGAAGCATTAGTATATGTTGAAGAGCATGATTGGACCAATTATCCTAAGGGTGTTATAAAAGAGTTAATGGGTAAAGGTCATGAAGTTGGTGGTTATGAAGTATTAATCTCTGGTAACATTCCAAACGGAGCAGGCTTATCTTCATCAGCATCATTAGAAGTTTTAACAGGGGTTATTGTGAATGATCTTTACAACTTAGGTGAAGATATGGTTGAACTCGTGAAATTGAGTCAGAAAGCAGAAAACCTTTTCGTAGGTGTTAACTGTGGTATCATGGATCAATTTGCTGTAGGTATGGGTAAAGAAGATCATGCGATCTTACTTAACTGTGATACATTACAATATGCTTATGCACCACTTAAATTACAAGGTGCTAAATTGATTATTGGTAATACCAATAAGAGGAGAGGCTTAGCAGACTCTAAATACAATGAAAGAAGATCAGAGTGTGAAGCAGCTTTGGCTGACCTACAAATAGAATGTGACATCAATGCATTATGTGATTTAAATATGGATGAATTTGAAGCAAAGAAACACTTAATAACAAGTAATATTGCAAGAAATCGTGCTGAACATGCTGTAGCAGAAAACGCTCGTGTTCTAGAAGCTGTAGATAAATTAAAAGACGGGGACATCGCTAGATTTGGAGAATTAATGAATGCTTCACATGATAGCTTAAAAGACCTATATGAGGTAACAGGTGTTGAATTAGATACCATGGTAGAAGAGGCAAGAAAAGTAGCAGGAACAATTGGTTCAAGAATGACAGGGGCAGGCTTCGGTGGTTGTACCATCAGTATCGTTAAAGAAGATGCAGTGGATACATTCATTGAAGAAGTAGGTAAAAACTACGAAGCGAGAACAGGATTAAAGCCAGCTTTTTATGTAGCTGAAGTAGGTCAAGGAGCTAGAGTACTTTAG
- a CDS encoding sulfatase-like hydrolase/transferase, protein MKQPNILFILSDDQGAWAMGCAGNDEIITPNLDQLAKEGILFNNYFCTCPVCSPARASILTGRIPSQHGVHDWISSGNINFEDLSEDMKKNRALIKETVPMKYLEGQPAYTDYLKQAGYTCGISGKWHLGDSITPQKGFDYWEVIAKGGCNYYQSEIIKDNEVVYGEKYITDMITDNALNFLQREKENNQPFYLSVHYTAPHSPWNKENHPDEVWQLYEDCAFDSVPNVPQHPWLIDAFKSLGGEKRKEALRGYYTAVTAMDRGIGRLLDKLDELDIRENTLIIFTSDNGMNMGHHGVFGKGNGTFPLNLYDSSVKVPMIMSLPKKENGNSTCETMLSHYDIMPTLLDYLGLDMTSCEGLPGKSFAYLLGDEDGKSIDHHEEVIIYDEYGPARMIRTKEWKYIHRYPYGPHELYDLVNDPEENNNLIDDTSKENMLQQLRHQLRTWFLKYTIPAMDGRYEPVTGNGQINQLGSATDTFL, encoded by the coding sequence ATGAAGCAACCCAACATACTCTTTATCTTATCCGATGATCAAGGAGCCTGGGCTATGGGGTGTGCAGGTAACGATGAAATCATAACTCCCAATCTTGATCAATTAGCCAAAGAAGGTATCCTTTTTAATAACTATTTTTGCACCTGTCCAGTATGCTCACCTGCTAGAGCATCCATATTAACAGGGCGTATACCATCTCAGCATGGTGTCCACGACTGGATCAGTTCTGGGAACATTAACTTTGAAGACTTATCGGAAGACATGAAAAAGAATCGAGCGTTGATAAAAGAAACAGTACCCATGAAGTACTTGGAAGGACAACCAGCCTATACAGACTACTTAAAACAAGCAGGCTACACCTGTGGTATCAGCGGTAAATGGCATCTTGGTGATAGCATCACGCCACAGAAAGGTTTTGATTACTGGGAAGTCATAGCCAAGGGTGGATGTAACTATTATCAATCAGAGATTATTAAAGACAATGAAGTTGTCTATGGTGAGAAGTACATAACAGATATGATTACGGATAACGCTCTTAACTTTTTACAAAGGGAGAAGGAGAATAACCAACCCTTTTATTTAAGCGTTCACTACACAGCACCTCATTCACCATGGAACAAAGAGAATCATCCAGATGAGGTTTGGCAGCTTTATGAAGATTGTGCCTTTGATTCAGTTCCTAATGTACCTCAGCATCCTTGGCTCATTGATGCTTTTAAGTCTTTAGGAGGTGAGAAAAGAAAAGAAGCCTTAAGAGGGTATTATACAGCAGTTACAGCAATGGATAGAGGGATAGGAAGGTTACTTGATAAGTTGGATGAACTCGACATAAGAGAGAATACACTTATCATCTTCACCAGTGATAACGGTATGAACATGGGACATCATGGTGTTTTTGGCAAAGGCAATGGAACTTTCCCATTAAATCTTTATGATTCCTCAGTGAAGGTACCTATGATCATGAGCTTACCAAAGAAAGAAAATGGTAATAGCACCTGTGAAACCATGCTAAGCCATTATGATATCATGCCTACACTATTGGATTACTTAGGTTTAGACATGACTTCCTGTGAGGGGTTACCAGGTAAGAGCTTTGCATATCTATTAGGTGATGAAGATGGAAAGAGTATAGATCATCATGAAGAAGTAATCATCTATGATGAATACGGTCCAGCTCGTATGATCCGTACAAAAGAGTGGAAATACATTCATCGTTACCCCTATGGACCTCATGAACTTTATGATCTTGTAAATGATCCTGAAGAAAACAACAATCTGATAGATGATACCAGTAAGGAGAATATGCTTCAACAATTGAGACACCAATTAAGAACCTGGTTCTTGAAATATACCATTCCAGCAATGGATGGAAGATATGAACCTGTTACGGGGAATGGACAAATCAATCAATTAGGAAGTGCTACAGACACTTTCTTATAG
- a CDS encoding helix-turn-helix domain-containing protein → MLKNKSLYFKLLFNLLILMIIITLTTGALSYYLISSALKQNAYDYNTEVLYQTKQVTDVILDEISKMALELTVSQDIERLILAPWSIEDNYNQLKNITSLLENRLQIFNYIYSIYIYDETNNRVITDIGITDLDVFSDRGFIEANMNDDNFYYWTSSRTLYKTTHVSNEVISLVMSLPLSSTNTRGMLVINIDQKAVYDDYININNEKLGNIHVIDDNDNIIFSKDDKQIISSLKTINQHIQQGETGSFIVKDGRDNNFVSSIQGDNGWKYISIMPYNQVFKNALIVIKITLTICFICLLLGIALALFVSKKYYSPIRKLTEDILDLRKDGVDMDKDKDFNELGYIKGSFDCLCKENEQIKLQFEQNELILKEYFLLSLINGNVTDESTIIHDFDYYNIPMTLQGYVAMVLKINHMNQGKTAKEQNLTRYKIKLLCGECIQEVTKGIVIDTSLDNYVLILNLDQVTEKKAMEDICHSVAEAVSSRVKQQVQCETFISIGSYYESIEDISLSLKEAERNLEYKCLVAGENVISHGEDKFLQRRSKDIQKFEKESKQLLYSIKKGKSSCEQVEVEPMLEELLRSKSISVQHKYFLLMRLINQLITLIVELNGDIDTIFHSNLNLYTEFGQLRSLEEIKEWFNQAISNLQDFISQKQDNQNVELINQIKAYMQEHYTEPLTLDIISDEFHISRSYFSKLFKDQMNTTFLNYLNEIRIEKASTLLIETKDNIVEIAEKTGYLNKQNIIRAFKKYYNMTPTEYRKKMKE, encoded by the coding sequence ATGTTAAAGAATAAGAGTCTATATTTTAAATTACTATTCAATCTACTCATTTTAATGATCATCATTACACTAACAACGGGAGCTCTTAGTTACTATCTGATAAGCAGTGCCTTAAAGCAAAATGCCTATGATTATAATACGGAAGTTCTCTATCAGACCAAACAGGTGACAGACGTTATATTAGATGAGATATCTAAAATGGCATTAGAGCTTACAGTAAGCCAAGATATAGAAAGGCTTATACTAGCACCTTGGTCCATTGAAGATAATTACAACCAATTAAAGAATATTACTTCTCTACTGGAAAATCGGCTACAAATCTTTAATTATATCTATTCCATTTATATCTATGATGAGACAAATAATCGAGTCATAACTGATATAGGTATAACGGACTTAGATGTATTCAGTGACAGAGGTTTTATAGAAGCGAATATGAATGATGATAACTTCTATTACTGGACATCAAGTAGAACATTATATAAAACGACCCATGTATCCAACGAAGTCATCAGTTTAGTCATGAGTCTACCATTAAGCAGTACTAATACCAGAGGGATGCTGGTCATTAATATTGACCAGAAAGCAGTCTATGACGATTATATCAATATTAATAATGAAAAATTAGGTAACATTCATGTTATTGATGATAATGATAATATTATTTTTTCTAAGGATGATAAGCAGATTATATCAAGTTTAAAGACCATTAACCAGCATATTCAACAAGGAGAGACAGGTAGTTTCATTGTTAAAGATGGTAGAGATAATAACTTCGTATCCTCTATACAAGGAGATAATGGCTGGAAATACATTAGTATTATGCCTTATAATCAAGTATTCAAAAACGCTTTGATAGTCATCAAAATTACACTAACCATCTGTTTTATTTGTCTTTTGCTAGGTATTGCTTTAGCTTTATTTGTCTCAAAGAAATATTATAGCCCTATTCGTAAACTGACAGAAGATATATTGGATTTACGAAAAGATGGGGTGGATATGGACAAGGATAAAGACTTCAATGAGCTAGGGTATATAAAGGGGTCCTTTGATTGTCTTTGTAAAGAGAATGAACAGATTAAACTTCAATTCGAGCAGAATGAGTTGATTTTAAAAGAATATTTTTTACTAAGTCTTATTAACGGAAATGTAACAGATGAATCAACCATTATCCATGATTTTGACTATTACAATATTCCTATGACTTTACAAGGTTATGTTGCTATGGTTTTAAAGATTAATCATATGAATCAAGGAAAAACAGCTAAAGAGCAGAACTTAACACGTTATAAGATTAAGTTACTCTGTGGGGAATGCATACAAGAAGTAACAAAGGGTATCGTTATAGATACTAGCCTTGATAACTATGTGCTGATTCTTAATCTGGATCAGGTAACAGAGAAAAAGGCTATGGAAGATATTTGCCATAGTGTAGCTGAAGCAGTCAGCAGTAGAGTCAAGCAACAAGTTCAATGTGAGACATTTATAAGCATTGGGTCCTATTATGAATCGATAGAGGATATTAGTCTTTCCTTAAAAGAGGCAGAAAGAAACCTAGAGTATAAATGTTTAGTGGCAGGAGAAAATGTAATCTCTCACGGAGAAGATAAATTTCTTCAAAGAAGAAGCAAAGACATACAGAAGTTCGAGAAGGAAAGTAAACAACTTCTTTACAGCATCAAAAAAGGAAAGAGTAGCTGTGAACAGGTTGAAGTTGAACCCATGCTAGAAGAACTGTTAAGAAGTAAATCCATTAGTGTACAGCATAAATACTTCCTCCTTATGCGTTTAATCAACCAGCTCATTACTTTAATAGTAGAGCTCAATGGCGATATTGATACCATCTTTCATTCTAACTTAAACCTCTATACCGAATTTGGGCAACTGAGGTCATTAGAAGAAATTAAAGAATGGTTCAATCAAGCCATCAGTAACCTACAAGATTTCATTAGCCAAAAACAAGATAATCAAAACGTTGAGTTAATTAATCAGATTAAAGCATATATGCAGGAACATTATACAGAGCCTCTCACATTGGATATCATCAGCGATGAGTTTCATATAAGTAGAAGCTACTTCAGTAAACTCTTCAAAGATCAAATGAATACCACCTTCTTAAACTACCTGAATGAGATACGCATCGAGAAGGCAAGTACCTTATTAATAGAAACAAAAGATAACATCGTGGAAATAGCAGAAAAGACAGGCTACTTAAACAAGCAAAACATCATCAGAGCATTCAAAAAATACTACAACATGAC